In the Candidatus Neomarinimicrobiota bacterium genome, GCTTATCCCAATCGGACTTCTGCCGGACAGCCTTCAGGCAGTCGCGGACACCGTTACTGGTGATGCGCAGTTGCCCCGCCGTCAGCGTATTCTCCGACAGGAAGTTACTATCTCTCAGATCGCAAGGATTGATACCCACATCGTGAGCCAGCATATCCAGCACCACTTCCACGGCATAGCGAGGATTGACTGCTCCGTGACCGCGCATGGCGCCGCACTGAGGCTTGTTGGTATACGTCCGCCGGGTCCTGAAACCGAAGCTGTCTATTTTATAGGGTCCTTGAAGCAGAACGCCGTTGTAATATGTTGTCACCACACCAAAGCTGGCGTAGGCGCCACCATCAATTACGGTATCCGCATTCAGGGCGGTGATAATTCCATTCTTGTCACAGCCTACACCTATGGTCATGTCAGTGGGGTGGCGGCCGTGATTGGTGAGAAAAACTTCTTCCCGGGAAAAGGTGCATTTCACCGGACGGTGCGTCTTCATTGCCAGGTAGGAAGTGATCAGTTCATGAGGGAAAGGATCGCTCTTGCCGCCGAAGCCGCCGCCCAAAGCTGGCTTCTTTACCCGGATCTTTCGTTTCGGCAGTTCTAGCACCTTCGCCAGCGTCTCGTGCAGATAGTGTGGAACCTGGGTGGCGCTGATCACCGTGAGGGTTTCGTCCCGGTTCCAGATGGCAACGGTACTGTGAGGTTCAGTAAAGGCGTGAGTTACACCGGCAAACTTGAACGATTCCGTCCTGCTGAAAGGTGACGCCTCCAGCGCCTCTTCCGGCTGATTGAATCGCAACTCGGCCATCTTATGGATATTCTTTCCATCCTTGGTATGGCTGTGGATTTTCTCATCCGCAGCGCACTCTTCCATCGAATCCTCAGGAGAGAGAAAGGAGCGGATGGGATCGTATTTAACCTTGATCAGTCCGGCGGCTTCTCTTGCAATATCAGGCGTCTCCGCGGCCACCGCCGCCACAATCTCTCCCGCGTAGCGAACCTTGTCCACCGCCATGGCGGTCTCATCGGGACTGATGGGCAGAATGCCGAATGAGATAGGCATATCCTCACCCAAGGTCACAGCCCGGACGCCGGGGAAGTTGTCAGCTGCAGAGGTATCAATCTCTTTGATGCGGGCGTGACCATGAGGACTCCTGAGAAGGCCCACATACAGCATGTCGGGATAGCGGAAATCATCGGTGTACATGGCCCGACCCGTCACTTTCTGAACGGCATCAATATAGGGCGTCCGTTTTCCGATGGGCCCGTTCACTTCCTCATCTCCTCTGCAGCATCCTTCACAGCTTCAATGATCTTCTTGTAGCCGGTGCAGCGGCACAGATTGCCCGACAATCCTTCCTTGATGTCATCTATGGATGCATCGCGATTCTCTTCCAGAAAAGGGATGGCTGTCATCACCACTCCGGGCGTGCAGAAACCACACTGCATGCCGCCATTTTCTACCATATGTTTCTGAACCGGATGCAGTCCGTCACCAGCGGTAACCCCTTCAATGGTAAGAATCTCTCGCCCTTCACATCTCATGGTGGGCGTTATACAGCTTAACACAGGTTTCCCGTCCAAGAGGACGGTACAGCAGCCGCAGGTCGCCTCATCGCATCCCAGTTTAGTTCCCGTCAGATAGAGCCGCTCACGAAGGGTGACGAGCAGAGTTTCATGAGGCTTAACCAGGAGCGTCCTGGTGAAGCCGTTCACAGTCAGTTCAATCTGCTCCATATGTCTCTTTTGCAATAGTTCCGCTTATACAATACACAGATAGCGCGCCCTGTCAGCGGTCCTTCCACTCAGCCTTACGCTTCTCCATGAAAGAGGCGATACCTTCACTGGCATCGTGGGACGCCATCAATTCATCTGTATAAAACTTGGCCAGCTTGCTAAGCTCGCTCTTCAGAGTTGCGTTAAACTGTTTTCGCGCGGCCCGCACAGCAAATTTGAGCGATGAAGCACTCTTAGGCAGAATCTGTTTGTGAATCCACTCGTCGGCCCCCTCCAGCATTGTTTGCCGATCGTCAAATATCTCTGTCACTAGGCCGGCAGTCAACGCCTCTTCCGCAGTCATACTCCTCCCGGTCAGGAGCAAATCATCAGCTCGCGTCTGACCGATCTTCATCGGTAGAATCAGCGAAGCCGGTGGCGCGAAGACACCTAAATTGATTTCGGGCTGTCCCAGTCTGGCGCTGTTGTCAACGAAGAGGAAGTTGCACATGATGGCCAGTTCCAATCCACCTCCGAGACACTGCCCTGAGACCAGCGCCATGGTGGGCGTGGCCAGATCGATGAGTGTCAGGAAAAGTCCGTGGAAATGACGCAACATTTCTGGTGCATTTTCCTTTGAATGTTCAGGCACCGATGCTCCAAAACTGAAATGATCTCCTGCACCTGTAAACTGAATAAGCTTAACGTCCGCCCCAGTTTCCTCAAGTTCAGACTGCAGTGCCATCATCATTTCCGCATCCAGGACATTTGCTTTGGGTGCATTAAGTGTGAACCGGACCACCTGGCCGCTAAAAAGTGATTCTGTGGTTATTTCCCCCATGGTTATTTAGGCAAAATCGCTTCCACCAACTCATCATCCCACGGATGCCCTTCCGCCAGCATCCGGCGCAGTTTGATGAAGTCCACTTCACGATTACCTTTCGGCCCCTCATTAAATGCCCTGAATCCCGCCTTCGCCTCCGTCATCATGTTCAGCGCGAGCCAGTCGCGATTGGTCTGAGCATTCTGATCCCAGTGCTCCAGCTTCTTCTTGCGCATACTGTTCAATGTTTTGCTGGTACAATCAGGCATCATATACATCAGCTTCGTCGCCAGGGCGTTGACCGCGTCATCCAGCGGCGTCAGATCAATTTCTCCCTTGGCAAGGAGTTCTTTGCCTGCTTTTAGATCGTCGCCCGATTTGCGTCTGCCGTAAATGACTTCACCTGAACCGTCCAACCAGTGGTCGGTAACCACCAGCGGATTACGTACGAATTCGCCATCCACTTTCAATACCGGCACCGCATCTGAAATCAACCCAAAAGTCTTAGACTCATAGGCGCCCCACATCTCGCACAGGGTACAGCTCTGCATGGCGCGCTCGATACCTACATAGAGGTGCAGAAAATCAGTACTGCCACCGTCCGGGGCGCTGCCGTGCTTCGGTCCCGCCTGGCCAAACACCGCCAAGTCGCTGGCAACGGTAAAATCGCACGCCATGCCTATCTCTTGACCGCCGGCAATACGCATGCCGTTTACTCGGCAGATGACAGGCTTGTCGCAGTGAAGAATCGATGTAATCATATCGTTGAACAGACGCATGTACTGCTTGTACTCTGTCGGACGTCCAGTGTAGTACTCGGCATATTCCTTAGTATTGCCGCCGGTGCAGAACGCCTTATCGCCCACAGCCGTGAATACAACTGCCACCACTGAGCGGTCATTAGAGGCTTGCCGGAAAGCAAGAATAATCTCCTTTACAGCCGCTGTGGTGTAGGAATTGTACTGCTGCGGATTGTTCAGGAAAATCCAGGCGTTATATAACCCTTCTACGGTTTCACTGTCCTTATCGATACACGGACGCAATTCATAAATAATCTCCTTGAAGTCCACTTCTGTAATGTTGTGACTGGTAAGATTTTTATTCATCGTTTTCTATTTCACCTCCACAATGATCTAATCAAAATCGGGAATAAGCACAGACCGCTTTACCAGCTTATGTGCCAGCATCTGCTGAAACACTTCGTTGATAGTGGACATGGGTCTGGTCTCGGTAAATGGGCTCAGTTCCACTTGCCCCTCAGCAACAAGATCGATGATCTCAGCATAAAGTTCAGGCTTACAGCCCCACGTACCGATCACCTGCCCATCGAAAGCCATCAGATTGCTCAGGCGCACTTCCAGCTTATCCATGGTAAAGCCGACGATGGAGAGTGTGCCGGCGGTGCCGAGGAGTGCATAGGCAAGTTCCTGCCCCGCTTTCGTCCCTGACATCTCAAAGATCTTCCATCCATACGGCAGCACGCCAAGATCTTTACCGATTTCTTTCACCTGGCGCTTAATCTCCTTGATTTTGAGTCCTTCTGAATTCAGCCTTCTTTCGATGCCAGCCTTTTTCAGGCAATCCAGTCTGTCCTGTGATATATCGATAGCCAGAATATGCGCGCCGAAGACCTTCGCCAACTGGGCACCGTAAATGCCGATTCCGCCAACGCCGATGACAACAGCGAAATCACCGCTCTTCAAGCCACTCTTAACAATGACCTGATAGGGAGTTGAAACAGCGTCAGCGATGACTGCAAGTTCAGCCAGACTGTGCCGGGAGATGGCAGCTTCAGACACTGTGGCCACGTATCTGGACGGCGCAACCACATGGCTGGCGAATCCACCATGAAAATCGTTGCCGGGCATTTTCTGACGCTGGCAAATATTACTCCTGCCTTGCTTGCACAGTTCACACTCGCCACACGGCAGTACTGCCGGAATGATGACCGCTTTTCCTACAAGTTCAGGAGGTCCTTCCAGCACGGTGCCGCTGATCTCGTGCCCCAGAACAAGAGGTAGTTCGTGGCGGGTGGGAACGCCATAGTGCCAGAAGCTCAGATCTGTATGACAGACACCACATCCAGCTACTTCCACAAGAACGTCCTCCTTCCCGATTTCCGGCACGGGAAGCTCCACCTTTTCAAAAGGCTCATCGCGGCCCGTCATCTGATAAGCGCTAATCTTATCCATCACCGTATCCCGCCTCCACTAACTTCACCATAGCTGTCAAAGCAGAATTGAGGGGCGTAGCTATTTCGTGCTTGTTGCCGTACAGCTCAATCTTTCCATTGAGATAATCAATCTCTGTCAGAAGACCATTCTCCACATCCACGAGCATAGTCGGCTTGTGTGCGCCACCCTTATTGAGATAATCGATAGCAGTTGCAGGAAAGTCATCATCGAGTTCGACTCCTTCGGCTTGCGCTACCTCTAACGATTCTTCAATAATCCCCTCCACCATTTGGAGAGTAGACGGAAATGACATCACTTCACCCATGGTTTTACCTGTCACAGCGCAGAGGGCACAAAGGGCGTTATTGAGAATCACCTTTTCCCAGATATGGAGCTGAATATGGGAAGACGATTCTGTCGTCAGTCCAGCGGAGTTTAGAGCTTCTATAAATCCGGCTTCGATCGCCCTCCCCGCATCGGACATGGCGGCCACGTAATTAGGTGGATTGAAGAAAGTGACATTAACAACACCTGCTTGTGTCTCATCTTCTGACTTTACCAGGTTGCCGGCGAAATTGATCACCATGCGCAGAGTCCTGTCCGCCGAGAAGAGAGTGCTTATGTCATCCTCTGTCCCGAGGCCGTTCTGGGCACTCATCAGAAAAAAATTACCTGAATCGATCCGGCCGATCTCCTCTAGAACAGAAACGAGATAAGGACATTTTACAGCGATGATAACCAGATCCATTTGATAACCGGACAGCTCACTGATAGAGCGTACTGTATCCGAGGCAGGCAATGTCTTATGGATGGAGTTGCGCAACACGATCCCGTTCTTACCGATTACGTCCAACCTTGCCTGACTCACATCACAGATGACAACGTCAGCTCCCGCCTCGAGAAGATGGGCTGACAGTATGGAACCTATGGGACCGGCACCCACTACAGCAACTGAAAGTTTAGCCCGATCGTTCATTCAGTCATCTTCCATTCCAACCAATAAATCTACTCTCAAATCTTCTTCTAACTTACCCGATAATTTACTCAACAAGTCTCGATTTCAGCCCGGTTCTTTGCGTGTTGGGTAATAGTGGAGAGTATCACGACAGGGTAACTTCTCCAGAATCAGCGCTACTCAAATCCGGCTGATTCTCTCCGAGATTAATGACGAAAACATCTTCCCTGATCGGTTCTTCAGAATCGTAAAGACTTTCTATCTCCGCTTTGAACACTTTAGCGACAATATTGGGCGCCAGTTTCATGGAAGGGGTCAGCTCTCCATCCTCAATCGTCAATTCATGATCGATGAGCATAGCTCTCTTCAGACGGGCATACTTGGCGGCGGTGAGATCATTCCACCTCATCAGGCAGTTGTTAAGGCATTGAAAATACTCACCAAGATTCTGTGGACATTGACACCCTTCCATCAGCTGGGATTCGTCTGGTTTTTGGCAAAACATGGCCGAATTGGGAAAAAGCAGGGCGACAGGATAGTCTCTTCCATTGCCTGTCACAAAAGCGTGAGCAAGATAGGCACAATCCTTATAGATGAGACTCTCAATTTCCGTGGGGACGACTTTTTCAGCATTTGACAGTTTGAAGATACGGTCTTTGCGCGCGATCAGTCGAAGCCCTGTTTCTACACATTCCCCTACATCTCCCGTCCGGAACCAGCCGTCTTCAGCGAGTACTTTCCTGGTTTCTTCAGGATTGTTGAAGTATCCCTTCATGACGTTCGGGCCTTTGACCAAGATTTCCCCATCATCCTCCAGTTTGAGGGTGATGCCGGGAATTGACTTGCCCACAACGCCTCTTTTCCTAGGGACATGGGGATCGGTCACGGTACAGCACGGGGACGTTTCCGTCAGACCCCACCCTTCATAGACAGGGATCTGCCTGCTTTCGAACATGTCGGAAATGCTTTTCGGTAGCGGTGCGGCGGCGGTAAATACAAATCGTAGTTCATCGTGGAATATGAGCCGTTCAATCTCTTCATCCTGCAGAATCAGTGTGGCGATATTCTGATATATACGCGGCACGCTAAAAAAGACTGTCGGGCGTACCTTGCGCCAGTTACTCATGAGCATCTCAGTATCTTTGCCAAAGCTGTTTTCAAGGGACAGAACAGCGCCGTTACAAATGGCGGCATACTTCTCAAAAATGCCGCCGAAACTATGATGCCACGGAAGATAGGAAAGAAACCTGTCCTTATCACTGAGTTGCCAGAGAACACGCATGGCCGCCTGCTGAGACAGGATATTACTGTGCGTCAGTTGAACACACTTGGGCTTCCCCATGGTACCAGAAGTGTACATCATAAGACAGACCTCGTCAGAGGCCACCTCTCCCCCAGCAATCTCCTCGACTGGAGACGAAGCTAACAATTCGGTAAAGGAGACACAGTTTTCGCTGCAGCTCGAGAGAGCATCAAAATGAATAATCCTGTCAAACTTGTCTGGAGCACGCATTTTATCGTACTGCGACTCATCAGCTACAGCAACAAACTTTGGCTCACAGAACTCAACCAGGCGATCGGCCCAGTCCGCGCTGTAGCCGGCAAAGATGGGCACCGCCCTTCCTCCCATGGCCATGACGGCCAACTCCAGCTCAAGCATCTCCTGCCTGTTGGGAGACAGGATTGCCATTCGGTCTCCCGGCCGTAAGCCGACGGACTCAAGATAGTACTGAATAGATATTACGTGTTGCCGAAACTGGTTCCACGACAGGGGTGCATACTCACCATCCTGTATCTCCTGGTAGATTGGGTGATCTGAGAAATCTGAGGCATTTCTGTTGAGCATCTGCGCCAGATTAAGGGAGTATTGCGGAAGTTGAAGGTCACTCTGAAGAAGAGGGGGTTCTGACATACGTCTTCCCTTACACTATGTAGATGAAAGTAGACCTGGCACGTGATTCAGGCTTTCCAAGGAAGAGCATATCACCCGTTGTCGCATCATCAGACCCGTTTCTCTCAAGAGATCATTCTCTTTGTGCCAGCGGCTGTCAGGCGATGGACTGAATAAAGGAGTCCAGTTGATCTGAGACTTTCTTCTCATCGAAAAATCTGGCATCCACCATATCCGCCTCAATCACCAGCGTAGGGATTCCAGCTTCTTCAAGTCCCGGCAGGCGCCGTTTTACATAGCTGTTCCATCTGCCACAACTGTTATTCCAATGGGCCACAATACCGTCGGCCTGGTAGTCTTTCACCATGTCCAGCGTCCAGTTCAAAATCCACTCCTTCGACCGGTTCATGGTGTTCCAAGCATAGCGCTTAACCAGCGATTCCATGGGCGCCGAACTGTCGAAATCGAACCACCAACTGTGGGTGTACGTGCTGGCAACAAAAGCGGTTTGACGTTCTTCGCAAAACTTGGCCAGCCAGTTTTTTCGCGGCCAGATGGGGATGGCATCCCACACCAAACGTACTTTCTCACCAGGGACAGCCTCTACTCCGTTGGCAATTCTCTCTTCCAATTCTTTCAAAAGAGATTCATAGTAGTCCGTACATTTCTTGTCACCGCGGGCAATTACAATAGGCGCCATGGCGGTAAATGCATCAATATTCGTCCACGGTGTGGGACGCTTGCGCGCCGTTTCAAGACACTGCTGCCAAAATTTATTGGCTCTGTCTGATTCGGCTACGATTTCGGCAAGACGTTCCTCATCAAAACTCAGATTAAAACGGTGCTCAATTTCAGCGATATGTCGCCGTATCTCGCTGGCGAATTGATTCAGTTCCTCTGGTGTGTGCCCCTCAGCCTTAGTTAAAGGAGGAGCATGCAACACGTAATGCGGCACATCCTTACCTCGCTCATCAAAGATCTCTTGGACCTCATCGCCCCATCTCTCTACAACAGAACACTGACTGTCACAGGCATAAAACATATCAGGGTCAGGGAGGCCATTGATAGGAGATTCAGCATCACCCAACAGTATCCCCATATCACTCAAAGAATAAGTACAAAATTTCGGCGGCTGTAATTTTCTCTTCTTGGAGAGATCAATCGCCTCCCAGCTATATGGATGATCGGGATTGCGATCTTTTGACAGGGCACCCAGAATAGCGGCGTGATTTTCCGGATAGACTGGAATAATATCCATGGCCATCAAGATTTCTGCGGGTGCAAATGCTGAACACCATGCTATCGGTTTACCGCTGTTCTTTACCTCATCGTACCAGCCAAAGATGTCAAATGTGGTCTGAAGGCGCACCATTCTGTTACTCCTGATTTATATATCCAACGCTATGCAAAAGATCCATCCAATGCAAACGTCTTACTAATGAAATAACTTGATTTGCTCATATTTTTTTTCTGGTCCAGATTGTCTGCATCTTTTCTCCGCAACTAGTGAAGCACGCTTCACAATCTACCCCTAAAGGACGATCTTCGGACGCCATAGGTTCGAGATGGATTTCCCTCCCCATGGAAGTAAAAAGTTCAACCATTTCCGAGAGACGCGGTTCACCGCAGGTGAATTGTTTTTCCCACCCGTCGGCCTCAAACGCCACATCTCTTGGTGTTTCAGCTACACCATACAGTTCACTCATGACTCTGCTATCACTTTTGTTAGTCGCTGCCGTGCCAGAACAGCGGCACCTAAGGCCGTGGCATATTGCGGCATGTCATCTTTTGCAACATTGACTTCTCCCTCGAGAGATTCAATGAGCATTTTCACCATAGTAGGAAAGCGGATAATGCCTCCAGCCAGCGTGAATTGCGGTTCCATCCGGACCCGTTTCATCAACTGGACGCACCGCTTAACCAGAGAGAACATAGCGCCCCGCATAATGTCCGCCGGTGCTGAGCCGATGGAGAGCTGGTTAATAACTTCAGATTCAGCAAATACGGCGCAAACACCTGAGATTGAGACACCGTCATGTGAAGTATGAACCAGGGGGCCAATTTCTTCGGTTGAATAGCCCATGTAGTGAGCGGTCTTTTCCAGGAATGCCCCTGTACCGGCAGCACATTTATCATTGAGTCTGAAAGACTTTACCTTCACCTTATCGTCAAGGCGACTTGCTTTCATGGTCTGCCCGCCGATATCGAGCACCGTCCGGGTGTCAGGAAAGAAGAAGTTTGACCCTCGTGCTGTGGCAGTAAGGTCTGTAACGGTAAGATCACAGAAGGGGACACGGTGGCGACCATAGCCGGTAGCTATAACATAGTCGACCTGATCTCTGGTCAAGCTATTCTTTTCCAGAACTTTATCATATACCCTTTCAGCTGCCTTATCCAGCTTGAATCCAGTTGAATCCATGGCTCGACCTACAATTTCACTGTCCGGCGACATAACGATCGCTTTAGTATAGGTAGAACCGACATCAATTCCAGCAACGTAACTCATGCTTCAGCTCCTGCAGGCATCCTGCTGGTCATAATGTGGTCCATGGCGAAGAGGGCTGCACCGATAGCGCCCATGTAGTGAGAATCTTCACTCACGTTGACTCCCATGCCCATGTTTTGATTGAGAACTTCTATCATGCCGCTGTTTTTGGCCACACCGCCGGTGAAGGTTACTTCATTCTCGATT is a window encoding:
- a CDS encoding molybdopterin-dependent oxidoreductase → MNGPIGKRTPYIDAVQKVTGRAMYTDDFRYPDMLYVGLLRSPHGHARIKEIDTSAADNFPGVRAVTLGEDMPISFGILPISPDETAMAVDKVRYAGEIVAAVAAETPDIAREAAGLIKVKYDPIRSFLSPEDSMEECAADEKIHSHTKDGKNIHKMAELRFNQPEEALEASPFSRTESFKFAGVTHAFTEPHSTVAIWNRDETLTVISATQVPHYLHETLAKVLELPKRKIRVKKPALGGGFGGKSDPFPHELITSYLAMKTHRPVKCTFSREEVFLTNHGRHPTDMTIGVGCDKNGIITALNADTVIDGGAYASFGVVTTYYNGVLLQGPYKIDSFGFRTRRTYTNKPQCGAMRGHGAVNPRYAVEVVLDMLAHDVGINPCDLRDSNFLSENTLTAGQLRITSNGVRDCLKAVRQKSDWDKRYGKLPYGRGLGVACGFYISGSALPINWNRYPQTVVHAELDYDGRVVVFSGASDIGQGSDTMLVQIAAEELGIPMDRVQIEVADTKTTPVDLGSYSSRVTFMVGNAAKMAVEKLRLEMTKAISAEKKVAADSVKFKDGRIVSEDGTLDLSWDEGVEIALAGRGAFVESGHYISPKMGGKFKGSGAGLSPAYSFGAFVAEVVVNANTGQLKVEKIWGAHDCGKALNPLAVEGQIEGSIHMGLGQAISEELRYENGQQMNANFFDYRIPTTLDTPEMDITIVESNDAEGPYGAKEAGEGPIHPVLPAIGNAIFDAVGIRMLELPITPDKLLYKIREKSEA
- a CDS encoding (2Fe-2S)-binding protein; amino-acid sequence: MEQIELTVNGFTRTLLVKPHETLLVTLRERLYLTGTKLGCDEATCGCCTVLLDGKPVLSCITPTMRCEGREILTIEGVTAGDGLHPVQKHMVENGGMQCGFCTPGVVMTAIPFLEENRDASIDDIKEGLSGNLCRCTGYKKIIEAVKDAAEEMRK
- a CDS encoding enoyl-CoA hydratase-related protein; translation: MGEITTESLFSGQVVRFTLNAPKANVLDAEMMMALQSELEETGADVKLIQFTGAGDHFSFGASVPEHSKENAPEMLRHFHGLFLTLIDLATPTMALVSGQCLGGGLELAIMCNFLFVDNSARLGQPEINLGVFAPPASLILPMKIGQTRADDLLLTGRSMTAEEALTAGLVTEIFDDRQTMLEGADEWIHKQILPKSASSLKFAVRAARKQFNATLKSELSKLAKFYTDELMASHDASEGIASFMEKRKAEWKDR
- the oah gene encoding 6-oxocyclohex-1-ene-1-carbonyl-CoA hydratase codes for the protein MNKNLTSHNITEVDFKEIIYELRPCIDKDSETVEGLYNAWIFLNNPQQYNSYTTAAVKEIILAFRQASNDRSVVAVVFTAVGDKAFCTGGNTKEYAEYYTGRPTEYKQYMRLFNDMITSILHCDKPVICRVNGMRIAGGQEIGMACDFTVASDLAVFGQAGPKHGSAPDGGSTDFLHLYVGIERAMQSCTLCEMWGAYESKTFGLISDAVPVLKVDGEFVRNPLVVTDHWLDGSGEVIYGRRKSGDDLKAGKELLAKGEIDLTPLDDAVNALATKLMYMMPDCTSKTLNSMRKKKLEHWDQNAQTNRDWLALNMMTEAKAGFRAFNEGPKGNREVDFIKLRRMLAEGHPWDDELVEAILPK
- the had gene encoding 6-hydroxycyclohex-1-ene-1-carbonyl-CoA dehydrogenase, whose product is MDKISAYQMTGRDEPFEKVELPVPEIGKEDVLVEVAGCGVCHTDLSFWHYGVPTRHELPLVLGHEISGTVLEGPPELVGKAVIIPAVLPCGECELCKQGRSNICQRQKMPGNDFHGGFASHVVAPSRYVATVSEAAISRHSLAELAVIADAVSTPYQVIVKSGLKSGDFAVVIGVGGIGIYGAQLAKVFGAHILAIDISQDRLDCLKKAGIERRLNSEGLKIKEIKRQVKEIGKDLGVLPYGWKIFEMSGTKAGQELAYALLGTAGTLSIVGFTMDKLEVRLSNLMAFDGQVIGTWGCKPELYAEIIDLVAEGQVELSPFTETRPMSTINEVFQQMLAHKLVKRSVLIPDFD
- a CDS encoding 2-dehydropantoate 2-reductase — its product is MNDRAKLSVAVVGAGPIGSILSAHLLEAGADVVICDVSQARLDVIGKNGIVLRNSIHKTLPASDTVRSISELSGYQMDLVIIAVKCPYLVSVLEEIGRIDSGNFFLMSAQNGLGTEDDISTLFSADRTLRMVINFAGNLVKSEDETQAGVVNVTFFNPPNYVAAMSDAGRAIEAGFIEALNSAGLTTESSSHIQLHIWEKVILNNALCALCAVTGKTMGEVMSFPSTLQMVEGIIEESLEVAQAEGVELDDDFPATAIDYLNKGGAHKPTMLVDVENGLLTEIDYLNGKIELYGNKHEIATPLNSALTAMVKLVEAGYGDG
- a CDS encoding AMP-binding protein, whose protein sequence is MSEPPLLQSDLQLPQYSLNLAQMLNRNASDFSDHPIYQEIQDGEYAPLSWNQFRQHVISIQYYLESVGLRPGDRMAILSPNRQEMLELELAVMAMGGRAVPIFAGYSADWADRLVEFCEPKFVAVADESQYDKMRAPDKFDRIIHFDALSSCSENCVSFTELLASSPVEEIAGGEVASDEVCLMMYTSGTMGKPKCVQLTHSNILSQQAAMRVLWQLSDKDRFLSYLPWHHSFGGIFEKYAAICNGAVLSLENSFGKDTEMLMSNWRKVRPTVFFSVPRIYQNIATLILQDEEIERLIFHDELRFVFTAAAPLPKSISDMFESRQIPVYEGWGLTETSPCCTVTDPHVPRKRGVVGKSIPGITLKLEDDGEILVKGPNVMKGYFNNPEETRKVLAEDGWFRTGDVGECVETGLRLIARKDRIFKLSNAEKVVPTEIESLIYKDCAYLAHAFVTGNGRDYPVALLFPNSAMFCQKPDESQLMEGCQCPQNLGEYFQCLNNCLMRWNDLTAAKYARLKRAMLIDHELTIEDGELTPSMKLAPNIVAKVFKAEIESLYDSEEPIREDVFVINLGENQPDLSSADSGEVTLS
- a CDS encoding 2-hydroxyacyl-CoA dehydratase family protein translates to MVRLQTTFDIFGWYDEVKNSGKPIAWCSAFAPAEILMAMDIIPVYPENHAAILGALSKDRNPDHPYSWEAIDLSKKRKLQPPKFCTYSLSDMGILLGDAESPINGLPDPDMFYACDSQCSVVERWGDEVQEIFDERGKDVPHYVLHAPPLTKAEGHTPEELNQFASEIRRHIAEIEHRFNLSFDEERLAEIVAESDRANKFWQQCLETARKRPTPWTNIDAFTAMAPIVIARGDKKCTDYYESLLKELEERIANGVEAVPGEKVRLVWDAIPIWPRKNWLAKFCEERQTAFVASTYTHSWWFDFDSSAPMESLVKRYAWNTMNRSKEWILNWTLDMVKDYQADGIVAHWNNSCGRWNSYVKRRLPGLEEAGIPTLVIEADMVDARFFDEKKVSDQLDSFIQSIA
- a CDS encoding acyl-CoA dehydratase activase; the protein is MSYVAGIDVGSTYTKAIVMSPDSEIVGRAMDSTGFKLDKAAERVYDKVLEKNSLTRDQVDYVIATGYGRHRVPFCDLTVTDLTATARGSNFFFPDTRTVLDIGGQTMKASRLDDKVKVKSFRLNDKCAAGTGAFLEKTAHYMGYSTEEIGPLVHTSHDGVSISGVCAVFAESEVINQLSIGSAPADIMRGAMFSLVKRCVQLMKRVRMEPQFTLAGGIIRFPTMVKMLIESLEGEVNVAKDDMPQYATALGAAVLARQRLTKVIAES